One Triticum dicoccoides isolate Atlit2015 ecotype Zavitan chromosome 4B, WEW_v2.0, whole genome shotgun sequence genomic window carries:
- the LOC119290671 gene encoding F-box protein At5g46170-like translates to MQSRHRVFAEDLLLAQPQGEDHFDSVPDSLVLLIFNKLADARSLGRCSAVSRRFNALVPLVDDACLRIDRVIAAGDADDALGVPGGPRQRGVLSSLLKTVLLAVLKPFGHCDAGARPGGHAGGKHAPHHSPAQVLKNFSSIRNLRMELPVSDVGTDDGVLLRWKAVFGTTLQSCVILGGTRLEHASHPHAPSAPDDHDASAPQSQGDDDNGSIPESFYTNGGLKLRVVWTISSLIAAATRHYLLREIVKEHPTLERVELTDAHGQGTLCMERPQLKEFTDKPLAAAAAANRTQVPACNMKLRYAPMLELSDGTRIQGATLVVIKPVGEAGGIGGGRKELDEFVAGAFDGPFREAVAMLSKRRTYLLEMNGF, encoded by the coding sequence ATGCAGTCCAGGCACCGGGTGTTCGCCGAGGACCTGCTCCTCGCGCAGCCGCAAGGGGAGGACCACTTCGACAGCGTGCCGGACTCGCTCGTGCTCCTCATCTTCAACAAGCTCGCCGACGCGCGCTCGCTCGGCCGCTGCTCCGCCGTCTCGCGCCGCTTCAACGCGCTCGTCCCGCTCGTCGACGACGCCTGCCTCCGCATCGACCGCGTCATCGCCGCCGGCGACGCCGACGACGCGCTCGGCGTCCCGGGCGGCCCGCGCCAGCGCGGCGTCCTCTCCAGCCTCCTCAAGACCGTGCTCCTCGCCGTGCTCAAGCCCTTCGGCCACTGCGACGCCGGCGCCAGGCCCGGCGGCCACGCGGGCGGCAAGCACGCGCCGCACCACTCGCCCGCGCAGGTGCTCAAGAACTTCAGCAGCATCCGCAACCTCCGCATGGAGCTCCCCGTCTCCGACGTCGGCACCGACGACGGCGTCCTCCTCAGGTGGAAGGCCGTCTTCGGCACCACGCTCCAGAGCTGCGTCATCCTCGGCGGGACCAGGCTGGAGCACGCCTCGCACCCGCACGCGCCCTCCGCCCCGGACGACCACGACGCCTCGGCCCCGCAGTCGCAGGGGGACGACGACAATGGGAGCATACCGGAGTCGTTCTACACCAACGGCGGGCTGAAGCTGCGCGTGGTGTGGACCATCAGCTCGCTCATCGCCGCGGCCACCAGGCACTACCTCCTCCGCGAGATCGTCAAGGAGCACCCCACCCTGGAGCGCGTGGAGCTGACGGACGCGCACGGCCAGGGCACGCTGTGCATGGAGCGCCCGCAGCTCAAGGAGTTCACCGAcaagccgctcgccgccgccgccgccgccaaccgcacGCAGGTGCCGGCCTGCAACATGAAGCTCCGGTACGCGCCGATGCTGGAGCTGTCGGACGGGACGAGGATCCAGGGCGCGACGCTGGTGGTGATCAAGCCCGTGGGCGAGGCCGGCGGCATCGGAGGTGGGCGCAAGGAGCTGGACGAGTTCGTGGCCGGCGCATTCGACGGGCCCTTCAGGGAGGCCGTGGCGATGCTCAGCAAGCGCCGCACCTACCTGCTAGAGATGAACGGCTTCTAA